The sequence CCCCGCTCGCTCGCAAAGGCGCCGCAGAGTTGCTCGGCCAATTGGGAGCCGCCGCGAAAGAAGCGGCGCCAGGCCTAAAAGGTCTGTTACAGGATGACGACGCGGCGGTTCGCGACGCGGCCGCACAAGCGCTGCAATCGATCGACGGCGAAAAGTAACATCATCACTCGCTGATGAAAAAACAAAAGCCGCAGTCCTTCCTGACAGACTGCGGCTTTTTTTCTGCGCGAATCGAATTCAAAAATTTCAATCAATCTCCACGTTCGCAACTTGAAAGTCACTTCCCCCCCGGCAACAATGCGGCGGTCCCGGATGGACGGTCTCCTCTAGTCAATGCGTGGGATGGATTTTCATGATTTCGATTGACGCCGACTTCGTCGCTGCCGCAGCGCCGAACGCCGCAGCCGCCGCCAATGGTCGCGGTCTCGTCCTGAAAAATAAGTTCGTCAAACTGCATCAGTCGGACGACGAAACGTTGTTGTTCGGCGAATGCCAGGGAAGCGGGAAGACGCCGTATCTCTGCTCGGCCGACTTCACCAATCCCGAAACGGTCACCTATCGCTGCAGCTGTCCCAGCCGGCAGTTTCCCTGCAAGCATTCGCTCGGACTTCTCTACGCCTATGTCGAAGGGAAAAAGTTCACCGAAGCCGAAGTCCCCGCGGCGATCGCCGACAAGCGGGAGAAAGCGGCGGTGCGAGCCGAGAAGAAGAAGGCGGACGCCGACAAACCACGGACCGTCAACAAATCGGCCCTCTCCAAAAAGATCAAAGCGCAGCTCGCAGGGCTCGACCTGCTCGAAAAGCTGACGCACGATCTGGTGAAGCTCGGCATCGGCAATATGAACGCCAAGTCGGCGGCCGAAATCGAGAAACAAGCCAAGCAACTAGGCAACGCCTATCTCCCCGGCGCCCAATCGGCCCTGCACAGCTACACGAAGCTCTTCGCTGACCACGACGAGGACAAGAGCTCCACCCAGCGCGAGTCGGTTTACAGCGAAGCGCTCGATCAATTGGGACGGCTCAGCTCACTGGTTAAGCAAGGACGCGCCTACCTGGAAAAGCGTCTGGCTGACCCCGAACTCGCCCCCGAAACCGAGTCGAGCATCGCCGCGTGGCTGGGACATGCGTGGCAATTGCGCGAGCTGAAAGATGCCGGACTGGTTCAGGAAAACGTCGAACTCGTGCAGCTCGCCTTCAATGCGTATGACGACGTCGCACGACGCGAGTACGTTGATACCGGCATCTGGATGAACCTCAGCAACGGCGCGATTCAACTGACGCAAACGTTCCGTCCCTACAAAGCGGCGAAGCATATCAAAGCGGAAGACAGCTTCTTTCAGGTCGCGTCGGTCAGCGAACTTTGCGTTTATCCCGGCGACGTTAACCCGCGAATTCGCT is a genomic window of Blastopirellula sediminis containing:
- a CDS encoding SWIM zinc finger family protein, with amino-acid sequence MISIDADFVAAAAPNAAAAANGRGLVLKNKFVKLHQSDDETLLFGECQGSGKTPYLCSADFTNPETVTYRCSCPSRQFPCKHSLGLLYAYVEGKKFTEAEVPAAIADKREKAAVRAEKKKADADKPRTVNKSALSKKIKAQLAGLDLLEKLTHDLVKLGIGNMNAKSAAEIEKQAKQLGNAYLPGAQSALHSYTKLFADHDEDKSSTQRESVYSEALDQLGRLSSLVKQGRAYLEKRLADPELAPETESSIAAWLGHAWQLRELKDAGLVQENVELVQLAFNAYDDVARREYVDTGIWMNLSNGAIQLTQTFRPYKAAKHIKAEDSFFQVASVSELCVYPGDVNPRIRWEGMTMRPLDKKDFKKVQSCGHASFTDVIKQVKTQLKNPLADKLPIYALNYAQIGMVGDQYVAEDAKGERLVLTETGLDEEPKTCNLLALLPSDLLKKQTLIARFRHDLDTGKLQIKPLSIVTADAIHRLTF